The segment ctaagacaaaggagctcactgaggacctgtggctgtgcACAAGTCAGAAAAGGTAAGAACATatcttaaaatgcaaataaaagaggagtaatatttttttccagaatgatgcctcttgtacaccatcttattttcttctgggagacgtctgtgccatttctaaaaaaaaaaaaaatcttgctggttgaataaaagtaactttaagtcaggggtatgaataatttggggCTTGACTATATATTTATTGATATAGCAGTCTTACCATTCTACTAACTCTGCTCCAATTATATCGTGAATGTGATACTTCATCTGGAATTTGACCTGTGCAGTTGTGCGGCGTCCCTCCAATTCAGTCTTGAGGATTTCACCGTATTTGGCTTTCCTAACCATGCCGAGAACAGCTTTGCTGTTAGAAATAAAGACTGGATGTTAAACAGGAGCAAATGATAACCCACTGAATGCGAGTCTTGTAGTCAACACCTACCCTTAATGAAATACTTAATGAATTTGCCAGAGTTTGGGATTGAAAGCCACCAGCTGCCTGCATCCCTCACTGTAAGGACGCCTGATTTCACCAGCTGCCTGCAAGTCCAAAAGCATCTTAGTACCAAAGACAATCAACATAAAACATACAAACATTTTTGTTCTGGTTCTTACGTTATCTCAGAGTCTGTAAAGAGCAACTCTTTAAGCATTTTTTCTTTGTTGAAACTCAAATCGGAGCAGCTGGGAATTAGTTTGCCCAGAAACTTCTCTACAGTTCCCAGAGTTTCTCTTCCAGCTTCCCCTTGCAAGACTTTGGCTCTGTAGTCTTCAGCAAACACTAAAGCGAAGGCCTCAGAGTCGAACCCCAGCTGGAACATCAACAGCTCGCCTTTTTCCCTCAACTCATTCTGACGAGGAAAAGCAGCGACCAGAGCTTCTGAATGTGCTAAGGTCATATGAAATgatccacactcttaaaaataaaggtgcttcacgataccattgaagaacattttttgcctaaatggttccataaaggacCTCTGaagaacatctgaagaacctttctgtttcataataGGTTCTTTGTGgccaaagaaggttcttcagattataaaaaggtaagaaagagatggttctttaaagacgctttgactgaatggttatttgtggaaccaaaaatggttcttttatggcatcgctgtgaagaaccctttaaagcacctttatttttaagagtgtagtagcaCTCTTGGCCAAGATGAATCCTTTTTTTAATAGGTAAAACAATCTGGATCTTACCACCTGCTTGTCCACTGCGGTTTTGTCATTGTGTAAACTGTAGAGCTGGTGTTTTAAGACCACTGGTGGGAGACTGTCATTGAAGAGCTTGCGTGAAAACAGTGACATTAGGTACTGCAAGCTTGACTGAATATCAGCTGCTCCATCTGCTGAACAAACAGCTTGGTTATACTCTGATGGGACTCCATCATT is part of the Garra rufa chromosome 1, GarRuf1.0, whole genome shotgun sequence genome and harbors:
- the LOC141325485 gene encoding inactive serine/threonine-protein kinase 19-like isoform X2; the protein is MNRKRALIADTFCLTKKRRCATDSVTGESQDGAADIQSSLQYLMSLFSRKLFNDSLPPVVLKHQLYSLHNDKTAVDKQVNELREKGELLMFQLGFDSEAFALVFAEDYRAKVLQGEAGRETLGTVEKFLGKLIPSCSDLSFNKEKMLKELLFTDSEITQLVKSGVLTVRDAGSWWLSIPNSGKFIKYFIKGSKAVLGMVRKAKYGEILKTELEGRRTTAQVKFQMKYHIHDIIGAELVECIQTTSGTLLRYVDGNGN
- the LOC141325485 gene encoding inactive serine/threonine-protein kinase 19-like isoform X1, with amino-acid sequence MNRKRALIADTFCLTKKRRCATDSVTGESQDGAADIQSSLQYLMSLFSRKLFNDSLPPVVLKHQLYSLHNDKTAVDKQVNELREKGELLMFQLGFDSEAFALVFAEDYRAKVLQGEAGRETLGTVEKFLGKLIPSCSDLSFNKEKMLKELLFTDSEITQLVKSGVLTVRDAGSWWLSIPNSGKFIKYFIKAKLFSAWLGKPNTVKSSRLNWRDAAQLHRSNSR